The following proteins are encoded in a genomic region of Brachypodium distachyon strain Bd21 chromosome 1, Brachypodium_distachyon_v3.0, whole genome shotgun sequence:
- the LOC112270208 gene encoding uncharacterized protein LOC112270208 produces the protein MTVHGDHDAGFSYPTSIITVTCEFAVTIAFAVVIPCYYMWYDFPPEFSVQLRPDGIGPNGPAAASISSENAFNVTLRADNRRATERCYREGEAVVTYAGFTVGASTRTPDFCVPRKQAREVPFRVAWDWVDGVGPEHLRDRFAAAEKVGAVELEVQLRLVQGDDKPVWMWCKVTMGTAGARDSPCSVFGLQNWLSDWPRAMMHLMQ, from the coding sequence ATGACCGTCCATGGAGACCACGACGCCGGCTTCAGCTATCCCACCTCCATCATCACCGTGACATGCGAATTCGCTGTGACGATCGCCTTCGCGGTCGTGATCCCGTGCTACTACATGTGGTACGACTTCCCTCCCGAGTTCTCCGTCCAGCTCCGGCCCGATGGCATCGGCCCAAAcggcccggccgccgcctccatctcaAGCGAAAACGCCTTCAACGTCACCCTGCGCGCCGACAACCGGCGTGCTACAGAAAGGTGCTACCGCGAAGGCGAGGCGGTGGTAACCTACGCCGGCTTCACCGTCGGCGCGTCGACCCGCACGCCGGACTTCTGCGTGCCACGGAAACAAGCGCGGGAGGTTCCGTTCCGTGTGGCGTGGGATTGGGTCGACGGCGTCGGCCCGGAGCACCTGCGTGACCGCTTCGCCGCGGCCGAGAAAGTCGGCGCCGTGGAACTCGAGGTCCAGCTGAGACTGGTCCAGGGAGACGACAAGCCAGTGTGGATGTGGTGCAAGGTGACGATGGGTACGGCGGGAGCGCGAGACAGCCCCTGCTCGGTGTTCGGTTTGCAGAATTGGTTGTCGGACTGGCCTAGGGCTATGATGCATCTGATGCAGTAG
- the LOC100835603 gene encoding uncharacterized protein LOC100835603 — MASILRSPPSPQQNSCASGWDDDDPRYLGDRPAMCSLELVAFRGLQPATDPAGAASPAFDLTLYVDNGHVCSLRHCGGDVEVSYAGVPLARGRTPRFRVMGEEAVAVAVNVTGAGAVGLPQDLFRLFTAERRWGVAMLQVDLVIASQPFTRDVQLDAGQRSGCMRRLA, encoded by the coding sequence ATGGCCTCCATACTGCGCTCGCCGCCGAGTCCCCAGCAAAACTCCTGCGCCTCCGGctgggacgacgacgacccgCGCTACCTCGGCGACAGGCCGGCCATGTGCTCCCTGGAGCTGGTCGCCTTCAGGGGGCTCCAGCCGGCCACAGATCCTGCAGGcgcggcctcgccggccttcgACCTCACGCTGTACGTCGACAACGGCCACGTCTGCTCGCTGCGGCActgcggcggcgacgtggAGGTCTCCTACGCGGGCGTGCCCCTCGCGCGCGGGCGCACGCCGAGGTTCCGGGTGATGGGCGAGGAGGCCGTCGCGGTGGCGGTGAACGTgacgggcgccggcgccgtggggTTGCCGCAGGACCTGTTCCGCCTCTTCACGGCGGAGCGCAGATGGGGTGTGGCGATGCTCCAGGTTGACTTGGTCATTGCCTCGCAGCCCTTCACCCGCGACGTGCAGCTAGATGCTGGGCAGCGCTCTGGGTGTATGCGCAGGCTAGCTTAA
- the LOC100845835 gene encoding uncharacterized protein LOC100845835, producing the protein MGKRLPAAALAAAFRPYARSSPIASKAAKPPTAPLDTPRNAGAGAGASSGRAEVRDLAAACGMQEHERVPLGEVVLDCTKRWFQDSLKEARAGDAAMQVLVGQMYRSGYGVNKNEHKARIWMEKASRYRSTVWKVSNKRPGYNASDSDTDDIQETSK; encoded by the exons ATGGGCAAGCgcctcccggccgccgccctagCCGCCGCGTTCCGTCCCTACGCCCGCTCTTCCCCCATCGCCAGTAAGGCAGCGAAGCCACCGACCGCCCCGCTGGATACGCCCAGGAAcgccggagccggcgccggggccaGCTCCGGACGGGCCGAGGTACGGGatttggcggcggcgtgcgggaTGCAAGAGCACGAGCGGGTGCCGCTGGGGGAGGTGGTTTTGGACTGCACAAAGCGGTGGTTCCAGGACTCCCTCAAGGAGGCGcgcgccggcgacgccgccaTGCAGGTGCTTGTCGGCCAGATGTACCGCAGCGGCTACGGCGTCAACAAGAACGAGCACAAG GCTAGAATTTGGATGGAGAAAGCATCAAGATATCGATCTACAGTCTGGAAAGTCAGCAATAAACGCCCAG GATACAATGCTAGTGACTCAGACACGGATGATATTcaggaaacaagcaaataa